In Armatimonadota bacterium, the following proteins share a genomic window:
- a CDS encoding aspartate aminotransferase family protein — translation MQPIDGERLNEEVADLYSEYLNPGLAKVFRFAGLGVESRAEGCYVYDATGRRFLDCLGGYGVFSLGHRHPAVVQSVKDQLDRMPLPSKIMFNEPQARLAAKLAQVLPGDLQYTFFCNSGTEAVEGALKIARKATGRTRIVSTLGSYHGKTFGGLSASGREVYKKPFLPLLPDFEQVPFGDLSAAETAIDEKTAAFIVEPVQGEGGILIPPAGYLRGLRHLCDRHGALLIADEVQTGLGRTGFMFGVDRDGVAPHIITLAKCLGGGVMPIGAFSSTPATWDAAFGDNPLIHTSTFGGNQLACAAGLAALNVIESEGLVERSRTMGQLLVERLRAIQDKFNGFITDVRGLGLMIGVEFAEPDYGELTVTGMIQRGVIAAYTLNNPKVIRFEPPLIITESHIDEAARAVEESVLAAQELVVSIA, via the coding sequence ATGCAACCTATCGATGGTGAGAGGCTCAACGAGGAGGTCGCCGACCTCTATTCTGAATATCTAAACCCCGGACTGGCCAAGGTCTTCCGTTTTGCCGGTTTGGGGGTCGAATCGCGCGCGGAGGGCTGCTACGTCTACGACGCGACGGGCCGACGCTTTCTGGACTGCTTGGGAGGATATGGCGTCTTTTCGCTCGGCCATCGCCATCCTGCGGTCGTGCAATCGGTCAAGGATCAACTGGACCGAATGCCGCTGCCTTCCAAGATCATGTTCAACGAGCCGCAGGCGCGGCTGGCGGCCAAATTGGCGCAAGTCCTGCCGGGCGATTTGCAATACACCTTTTTCTGCAATTCGGGAACGGAAGCAGTGGAAGGAGCGCTGAAAATTGCGCGAAAGGCCACGGGCCGAACGCGCATCGTCAGTACTCTCGGAAGCTATCATGGCAAGACGTTTGGCGGGCTGTCCGCCAGCGGGCGAGAGGTCTATAAGAAGCCGTTTCTTCCGCTCTTGCCCGATTTCGAGCAGGTTCCTTTTGGCGACCTTTCGGCAGCGGAGACCGCAATCGACGAGAAGACTGCGGCCTTCATCGTCGAACCCGTGCAGGGCGAAGGCGGCATCCTGATCCCGCCTGCAGGCTATCTGCGCGGCTTGCGACATCTTTGCGACCGGCATGGAGCGTTGCTCATCGCGGACGAGGTGCAGACGGGCCTTGGCCGTACAGGCTTCATGTTCGGCGTCGATCGCGATGGGGTTGCGCCTCACATTATCACGTTGGCCAAGTGCTTGGGCGGCGGGGTGATGCCGATCGGCGCGTTCTCCTCCACGCCCGCCACTTGGGACGCTGCGTTTGGCGACAATCCGCTGATCCATACATCCACCTTCGGCGGCAACCAGCTCGCCTGCGCCGCGGGTCTGGCGGCCCTCAACGTTATAGAGAGCGAGGGGCTGGTAGAGCGATCTCGCACCATGGGACAACTCTTGGTCGAACGATTGCGAGCCATTCAGGATAAGTTCAACGGCTTCATAACAGATGTTCGCGGCTTAGGACTGATGATCGGAGTCGAGTTCGCCGAGCCGGATTATGGCGAGCTGACCGTAACCGGCATGATTCAGCGTGGCGTGATTGCCGCCTACACGCTCAACAATCCTAAGGTGATTCGATTTGAGCCGCCGTTGATCATAACCGAATCGCACATCGACGAGGCGGCGCGAGCGGTCGAAGAATCGGTGTTGGCTGCCCAAGAACTGGTCGTCTCGATCGCCTAA
- a CDS encoding insulinase family protein, producing MEERVKRFTLTNGVRVLAEPVSTVRSAACGIWVAAGSSHEPEHHSGVAHVIEHMMFKGTPARNAQQIAREIEGRGGSLNAGTGREVTGYYAHTLSEHLTDAFDVLADMFANALYDPEELAREKGVILEEMKMYEDSPADAVHDLFAETHWPDDPFGRRIIGTPDTVSPLSREDLLAFMENQYAPESVVITASGNLDPDQFAEDVEKRLGSWKPGATALQADRPSVAGTGEQKIVHRDVEQVSFCMGCDAPSELDERKYDLAILANILGGSMFSRLWTEIRERRGLAYEVGAYTLTGAHKGALVIYGGCATDCFAEVKRLVQAELDNIAAQPVSESELDDAKNLLKGALLIGLESTPARMSRLGRLELIYGRTIPMEEIVQRIDAVTPESLHALASEILSPSKLTLTAIVPNGS from the coding sequence ATGGAAGAGCGCGTCAAACGATTCACCCTTACGAACGGTGTGCGCGTGCTGGCCGAGCCGGTCAGCACGGTGCGCTCCGCGGCCTGCGGCATTTGGGTCGCGGCGGGCAGCAGCCACGAGCCGGAGCACCATTCGGGCGTGGCGCACGTCATCGAGCACATGATGTTCAAGGGCACCCCCGCTCGCAACGCGCAGCAGATCGCGCGCGAGATCGAGGGTCGGGGCGGATCGCTCAACGCGGGCACCGGGCGCGAGGTTACGGGCTATTACGCCCACACGCTCAGCGAGCATCTGACCGATGCGTTCGATGTGTTGGCCGATATGTTTGCTAACGCGCTGTACGATCCCGAAGAGTTGGCGCGCGAAAAGGGCGTCATCTTGGAAGAGATGAAAATGTACGAGGACAGCCCGGCCGACGCGGTGCACGACCTCTTTGCCGAGACCCATTGGCCGGACGATCCCTTTGGACGGCGGATCATCGGCACGCCCGACACCGTCTCTCCGCTTTCGCGCGAAGATTTGCTGGCCTTTATGGAAAACCAATATGCGCCCGAAAGCGTGGTGATAACGGCTAGCGGCAATCTAGACCCCGATCAGTTCGCCGAGGATGTCGAAAAGCGACTAGGCTCCTGGAAGCCGGGCGCAACGGCGCTCCAAGCAGACCGACCGAGCGTCGCCGGGACGGGCGAGCAGAAGATCGTCCACAGAGACGTCGAGCAGGTCAGTTTTTGCATGGGATGCGATGCGCCGTCGGAACTGGACGAGCGCAAGTACGATTTGGCCATTCTGGCCAACATCCTGGGCGGCAGCATGTTCAGTCGGCTGTGGACCGAGATCCGGGAGCGGCGCGGATTGGCTTACGAGGTGGGCGCCTACACGCTGACCGGCGCTCACAAGGGCGCTTTGGTCATCTATGGCGGATGCGCGACCGACTGTTTTGCCGAGGTCAAGCGACTTGTGCAGGCAGAATTAGACAACATCGCGGCACAACCCGTGTCCGAAAGCGAGTTGGACGACGCCAAGAACCTGCTGAAGGGGGCTCTGCTCATCGGCTTGGAGAGCACGCCTGCCAGAATGAGCCGTTTAGGGCGCCTCGAACTGATCTATGGCCGAACGATTCCGATGGAAGAGATCGTTCAGCGCATCGACGCCGTAACGCCGGAGAGCCTGCACGCCTTGGCGAGCGAGATTCTATCGCCCAGCAAACTCACGCTGACCGCTATCGTGCCGAACGGCTCTTAG
- a CDS encoding DUF4129 domain-containing protein, translating into MKHRLLALAILLPLVVQADLKQDVGQLPAPLKNYANERLANGDTDGAKAFVTAFQKSQGEAWADHARADSEIQKILASDEFKPREKGFLERLSEQISEVWRRFIEWLASLFPGGGQSPIAQAIVIAVAAVALAIGVAMAIRFLPKPRKRVLQETAVPIDWISEAADWRAEAARLAKEGRYREACRALYLAAAVALGERGLLAQDDSKTNWERLRAARSEGREDVYRLLTPATHRFDAIWYGRFPADEAEYAKFERILAEIPALQATR; encoded by the coding sequence ATGAAGCATAGGCTTCTTGCGCTGGCGATTCTCCTGCCGTTAGTCGTGCAGGCCGATCTGAAGCAAGACGTCGGCCAGTTGCCCGCGCCGCTGAAGAACTACGCGAACGAGAGGCTGGCTAATGGCGACACGGACGGAGCCAAAGCCTTTGTAACCGCGTTTCAGAAGAGCCAGGGCGAGGCATGGGCCGACCACGCCAGAGCGGACTCCGAGATTCAAAAGATTCTGGCCTCGGACGAGTTCAAGCCAAGAGAAAAGGGCTTTCTAGAACGACTGTCAGAGCAGATCAGCGAGGTTTGGAGGCGGTTCATCGAGTGGCTTGCAAGTCTCTTTCCCGGCGGAGGGCAATCGCCCATCGCACAGGCGATCGTGATCGCAGTTGCGGCGGTTGCGCTGGCTATTGGCGTTGCCATGGCCATCCGGTTCTTGCCCAAGCCCCGAAAAAGAGTTTTGCAAGAGACTGCCGTTCCAATCGACTGGATCAGCGAAGCGGCCGACTGGCGGGCAGAAGCCGCACGGCTGGCCAAGGAGGGCCGATACCGCGAGGCCTGTCGCGCGCTCTATCTGGCGGCGGCCGTTGCGCTGGGCGAGCGGGGATTGCTGGCCCAAGACGACTCGAAAACGAATTGGGAGCGGTTGAGGGCCGCGCGCTCAGAAGGGCGAGAGGACGTTTACCGATTGCTGACGCCCGCGACGCACCGTTTCGACGCTATCTGGTACGGACGCTTTCCCGCCGATGAAGCCGAGTATGCGAAGTTCGAGCGCATTTTGGCAGAGATTCCGGCATTGCAGGCGACGCGATGA
- the mazG gene encoding nucleoside triphosphate pyrophosphohydrolase, with protein MIYVVGLGIGGALPDNAQSALRRAKRVIVLNPEHPSTFLVAAMGIDFEVPEDPDSIELPEQLAALSDEDVLIVVPGHPLIGQPVISALRKVAQVKILGGDSGIEAILEAVGADASDGLQMIDAESNVWPNPVLPCIIYNLPGRNLQARLLWRYGEKVPTYLVNPATGETERLFNLEEGLSPHLALFVPALELPSNYAFADLVEIVAQLRAPDGCPWDREQTHESLRSCLLEETYEALDAIDRDDPKALSEELGDVLLQVLLHSQIAQESGRFGLSDVISAISEKLIRRHPHVFGDVKAETSAQVLVNWEAIKRSEKKDAMRGILADIPNAMPSLMRAFEVSKKAAKAGFEWESIEGVMDKLREEEAELQEAIRSQDPKLIEAEIGDLLFTVVNVARHAGVHPEEALRNMVARFIDRFEAMEQAATSDGKSLGDLTPDEWEAYWAAAKSAQRT; from the coding sequence ATGATCTACGTCGTCGGACTGGGCATTGGCGGGGCGCTGCCTGACAATGCCCAATCCGCGCTTCGGCGCGCAAAGCGCGTCATCGTCCTGAATCCCGAGCATCCCTCAACGTTCCTCGTCGCGGCGATGGGCATCGATTTTGAAGTGCCGGAAGACCCCGATTCTATCGAGCTTCCCGAACAGTTGGCCGCCCTGTCGGACGAAGACGTTCTGATCGTCGTGCCTGGGCATCCGCTCATCGGTCAACCTGTGATTTCGGCATTGCGAAAGGTCGCTCAGGTCAAGATTCTGGGCGGCGATAGCGGGATAGAGGCGATTCTTGAAGCGGTCGGCGCAGACGCGAGCGACGGGCTGCAAATGATCGATGCCGAAAGCAACGTCTGGCCAAATCCTGTGCTTCCCTGCATTATTTATAACTTGCCGGGCCGCAACCTGCAGGCGCGCCTTTTGTGGCGATATGGCGAGAAGGTTCCGACCTATCTGGTCAATCCCGCAACGGGCGAGACCGAGCGGCTGTTTAACTTGGAGGAGGGTTTAAGCCCCCATCTTGCGCTCTTCGTGCCTGCGCTTGAATTGCCAAGCAACTACGCATTCGCCGATCTTGTCGAGATCGTCGCCCAGCTTCGCGCTCCAGACGGCTGTCCTTGGGATCGCGAACAGACGCACGAATCTTTGCGCTCTTGCCTATTGGAAGAGACGTACGAAGCCTTGGACGCGATCGATCGAGACGATCCGAAGGCTCTGTCAGAGGAATTGGGCGATGTGCTGTTGCAGGTTCTCCTTCACTCGCAGATCGCTCAAGAGAGCGGTCGATTTGGATTGAGCGATGTCATCAGCGCGATCAGCGAGAAGCTTATTCGCCGCCATCCGCATGTATTCGGGGATGTCAAGGCCGAAACGTCGGCGCAGGTGTTGGTCAACTGGGAGGCTATCAAACGGTCGGAGAAGAAGGACGCCATGAGAGGCATTCTTGCCGACATTCCCAACGCGATGCCCAGCCTGATGAGAGCCTTTGAAGTGAGCAAGAAGGCGGCCAAAGCCGGTTTCGAGTGGGAATCGATCGAGGGCGTGATGGACAAACTCCGGGAAGAGGAAGCAGAACTCCAAGAGGCCATCCGAAGCCAAGACCCCAAGTTGATCGAAGCTGAGATTGGCGATCTGCTGTTTACCGTGGTCAATGTGGCGCGCCATGCGGGCGTTCATCCAGAAGAAGCCTTAAGAAACATGGTCGCTCGCTTTATCGACCGGTTCGAGGCGATGGAGCAGGCGGCAACAAGCGATGGAAAGTCGCTCGGCGACTTGACGCCGGACGAGTGGGAAGCGTACTGGGCCGCCGCAAAGTCGGCCCAGCGAACTTAA
- a CDS encoding DUF4350 domain-containing protein: protein MKSNWLVLGLPALLIAGAILVAMNALGDKDSNLRPYHSANPEPQGSLAFYRLLESEGFKVERFRTNYEKLPEGRHLLVLFENSKYSWTEIDLLLDWVYEGGIVLSLGNPGYQYTVTDRAEEVQSGDEYKARTYFANAWTPRKALARAPDPKLRLTPEEGEWAPLMGDVYGSTISIEYWGEGAWIQAVEPGIATNAYIAKENNAAILASIANRAQPESVLFDDCALGDCRQASGSPLVSWPSAWRVFIWHVGLLTAMVMLSVGRRFGLARPEPRRIPMATDYVEAMSRLYGSASARAAALETILEQAVRSVARQNGIAVTVTTQQLLERLPKESEQAAVIKEAQELIASAHLSAADAVHTAVKLAEITR, encoded by the coding sequence ATGAAGAGTAATTGGCTGGTCCTAGGTCTGCCCGCGCTCCTGATCGCAGGCGCTATCCTGGTAGCGATGAACGCGCTGGGCGATAAAGACTCCAATCTTCGCCCCTATCATTCGGCCAATCCAGAACCGCAAGGCTCGCTGGCTTTCTATCGCTTGCTCGAATCGGAGGGTTTTAAGGTCGAACGGTTTCGAACGAACTACGAGAAGCTGCCAGAGGGGCGCCATCTGCTCGTTCTATTTGAGAATAGCAAGTACTCTTGGACCGAAATCGACTTGCTGTTGGATTGGGTCTACGAGGGCGGGATCGTGCTCTCTCTGGGCAATCCAGGATACCAATACACGGTTACCGATCGAGCGGAAGAGGTTCAGAGCGGGGATGAGTACAAAGCGCGGACCTACTTTGCAAACGCCTGGACGCCGCGAAAGGCCCTCGCGCGCGCGCCCGATCCGAAATTGCGCCTGACCCCGGAAGAGGGAGAATGGGCGCCCTTGATGGGGGATGTTTACGGCAGCACGATCTCTATCGAGTATTGGGGCGAAGGCGCTTGGATACAAGCGGTCGAGCCGGGTATTGCGACCAATGCCTATATTGCAAAGGAGAACAACGCGGCTATTTTGGCTTCGATCGCGAATCGGGCCCAACCCGAAAGCGTCTTGTTCGACGATTGCGCTTTGGGAGATTGCAGGCAGGCTTCCGGTTCGCCGTTGGTCTCCTGGCCGTCTGCATGGAGGGTCTTTATCTGGCATGTCGGCCTCCTTACCGCCATGGTCATGCTGAGCGTCGGTCGGCGCTTTGGATTGGCCCGGCCGGAGCCTCGCCGAATTCCGATGGCAACCGATTATGTGGAGGCGATGTCTCGGCTTTACGGCTCTGCATCGGCACGGGCGGCGGCGTTAGAGACGATCTTAGAGCAAGCGGTGCGGTCGGTCGCTCGCCAAAACGGCATCGCGGTTACCGTTACCACCCAGCAGCTGTTAGAGCGATTGCCCAAAGAGAGCGAGCAGGCCGCCGTCATCAAGGAAGCGCAAGAACTGATCGCTTCCGCCCATCTTTCCGCAGCCGACGCCGTGCATACAGCGGTCAAACTGGCCGAGATAACCCGATAA
- a CDS encoding SurA N-terminal domain-containing protein, which yields MPRKTIIVLATAVAIAAVLSIAACNRGTAQGAPLKVGEKVITEDEFHKRLEQYMVQPQGAQGGSMPAGYVMMAELINESIILQRAEKEGVSPTDQEVDERVQENLAQNQQLKEALARASMTTDDYKRQVRRDLARFKLMTKNVSVTDQEVKDYFESNKERFRLPQQTRVLYLMTQDSEKMKVIDSELQGRFTFEALVPKYSQDPNSGVIAGENSISLEDPNANPEVKAALTGKKNGDRTGWVKISQQGQNSNWRFQVVDVRQARMQTFDEVKRQIRDTLLLQKGQLTNNELEVEIARDLLATKIEIKNDGWKKMWDERLKEVKRLVEAFDAQKAKEDKPGQ from the coding sequence ATGCCAAGGAAAACGATCATTGTCCTGGCGACGGCTGTTGCGATAGCCGCCGTCTTGTCCATAGCGGCCTGCAATCGAGGCACTGCGCAGGGCGCCCCCCTTAAGGTAGGCGAGAAAGTCATCACCGAAGACGAATTCCATAAGCGGCTCGAGCAGTACATGGTTCAACCTCAGGGCGCTCAAGGCGGAAGCATGCCGGCCGGATACGTCATGATGGCCGAACTCATCAACGAATCGATCATTCTTCAGCGCGCCGAGAAGGAAGGCGTCAGCCCCACCGATCAGGAAGTCGACGAGCGCGTTCAGGAGAATCTGGCGCAGAACCAGCAGTTGAAGGAAGCTCTGGCTCGCGCCAGCATGACCACAGACGACTACAAGCGTCAGGTTCGCCGCGATCTGGCTCGGTTCAAACTGATGACCAAAAACGTCAGCGTTACCGACCAAGAGGTCAAGGATTACTTTGAGAGCAACAAAGAACGCTTCCGACTGCCCCAGCAGACTCGCGTCCTCTACCTGATGACTCAAGACTCGGAAAAGATGAAGGTGATCGACTCCGAGCTTCAAGGCCGATTTACGTTCGAGGCCCTAGTGCCTAAATACTCCCAGGACCCCAATAGCGGCGTGATCGCAGGCGAGAACAGTATTAGCCTCGAAGACCCCAATGCGAATCCTGAGGTGAAGGCCGCGTTGACTGGAAAGAAGAACGGGGACCGAACGGGATGGGTCAAGATTTCTCAGCAAGGACAGAACAGCAACTGGCGATTTCAAGTTGTAGACGTTCGGCAGGCTCGAATGCAGACGTTTGACGAAGTCAAGCGTCAGATTCGAGACACGCTGTTGCTCCAAAAAGGCCAACTGACCAACAACGAGCTCGAAGTCGAGATCGCGCGGGACTTGTTGGCCACCAAGATCGAGATCAAGAACGACGGCTGGAAAAAGATGTGGGACGAAAGGCTGAAGGAAGTCAAGAGGCTCGTCGAGGCTTTTGACGCTCAGAAGGCCAAAGAAGATAAGCCCGGTCAATGA